Proteins encoded together in one Verrucomicrobiota bacterium window:
- a CDS encoding ABC transporter ATP-binding protein, which translates to MAPTANQSPARLARAQIFRVRGLTKIYGSGTTEVHALAGVDLDLYEGELVVLLGPSGSGKTTLLNNLGGLDVPTTGELWYRDTDLTAADEDRLTRFRRESVGFVFQFYNLIPSLTARENVALITEIARAPMPAETALELVNLGARLDHFPAQLSGGEQQRVAIARAIAKQPEVLLCDEPTGALDVRTGIVVLEAIQRVNRELGTLTVIITHNAVMAEMADRVIHFSDGRVHHVRENAARAPASSLNW; encoded by the coding sequence ATGGCTCCGACAGCGAACCAATCCCCGGCCCGCTTGGCGCGCGCGCAGATTTTTCGCGTGCGCGGCCTGACCAAAATTTACGGTTCCGGGACGACCGAAGTCCACGCGCTGGCCGGAGTGGATCTCGATCTTTACGAAGGCGAGTTGGTCGTGTTGCTCGGACCCTCGGGCAGCGGCAAGACTACGCTCTTGAACAATCTGGGCGGGCTGGACGTGCCGACCACCGGTGAACTCTGGTATCGGGACACCGATCTGACGGCGGCGGACGAAGACCGGCTCACGCGCTTCCGGCGGGAATCCGTCGGCTTCGTGTTCCAATTCTACAACCTCATCCCCAGCCTGACCGCGCGAGAGAACGTGGCGTTGATCACGGAGATTGCCCGCGCTCCCATGCCCGCGGAAACTGCGCTGGAGCTGGTGAATCTCGGCGCGCGCCTGGACCACTTCCCGGCTCAACTGTCCGGCGGCGAACAACAGCGCGTGGCGATCGCCCGCGCCATCGCCAAGCAACCGGAAGTTTTGCTTTGCGACGAACCCACCGGCGCGTTGGACGTGCGCACCGGCATCGTGGTGCTGGAAGCCATTCAGCGCGTCAATCGCGAACTGGGCACGTTGACGGTGATCATCACCCACAATGCCGTGATGGCGGAAATGGCCGACCGCGTGATCCACTTCTCCGACGGCCGCGTCCATCACGTGCGCGAGAACGCCGCCCGCGCGCCGGCCAGCAGTTTGAACTGGTGA